In the Candidatus Poribacteria bacterium genome, one interval contains:
- a CDS encoding acyl-CoA dehydrogenase family protein yields the protein MASAKNNPGSYLTAARKLAPRVAALTDEIDRERELPDALFAELADKGLFRLLVPRSLGGGEIDYLEHLSIVQTFAEVDGSTAWCINQNNVFATVSAKMPEPLAREIWGAQRVVVANGPPTNAFAVPVNGGYRLTGRWNFSSGCRHATWMAAVAPVKDPSGDKRADRMLIMPKDEVNLVDVWQVNGLRGTGTFSFEVKDVFVPSERTFNPSDTPREEGPLYVMPMLLLFASGFACTALGVARTALDAAVELAGGKRPRFDQNLLRDKPIVQREIGRAEAIWGSGRAFLLETAAAAWESACKVHTLTVEERIRLRLASTHAIRMAAAAVDIVYEVCGSDSIFEHKPIQRRFQDAHVITQQIQGRMSHYETAGQFFLGLEPEGLF from the coding sequence ATGGCATCCGCTAAAAACAACCCCGGTTCCTATCTCACCGCAGCACGTAAACTCGCGCCCCGTGTTGCAGCGCTCACCGACGAGATTGATCGCGAACGGGAGCTACCTGATGCACTTTTTGCAGAACTGGCAGACAAAGGGCTCTTCCGCCTACTGGTGCCGCGTTCCCTCGGCGGAGGAGAGATCGACTATCTGGAGCATCTTTCCATCGTTCAGACCTTCGCTGAAGTTGACGGTAGCACTGCTTGGTGTATCAACCAAAATAATGTCTTTGCGACTGTCTCTGCGAAAATGCCTGAGCCGCTAGCGCGAGAGATTTGGGGTGCCCAGCGGGTGGTGGTTGCAAACGGGCCCCCAACAAATGCTTTTGCTGTACCTGTCAATGGGGGATACCGTCTCACAGGTCGGTGGAATTTTAGCAGCGGTTGTCGCCATGCCACTTGGATGGCAGCGGTCGCTCCCGTCAAAGATCCTTCGGGGGATAAGAGGGCGGATCGGATGCTAATCATGCCGAAAGACGAGGTGAACCTCGTAGATGTCTGGCAGGTCAACGGGCTTCGGGGGACTGGAACTTTTAGCTTTGAGGTTAAGGATGTCTTCGTCCCCAGTGAACGGACATTCAACCCTTCCGATACCCCGCGTGAGGAGGGACCACTGTATGTGATGCCGATGCTGCTGCTGTTCGCTTCGGGATTTGCGTGCACGGCACTTGGCGTCGCGCGTACGGCACTGGATGCCGCGGTTGAGTTGGCGGGCGGGAAGCGTCCGCGTTTTGATCAAAATCTATTGCGAGATAAACCCATCGTCCAACGAGAGATCGGCAGAGCCGAAGCAATCTGGGGATCGGGGCGTGCGTTTCTGCTTGAAACCGCAGCCGCAGCGTGGGAGAGTGCCTGCAAGGTTCATACTCTGACGGTTGAGGAACGCATCCGGTTGCGATTGGCTTCAACGCACGCCATCCGTATGGCAGCCGCAGCAGTTGATATTGTTTATGAGGTGTGCGGTTCTGACTCTATTTTCGAGCATAAGCCGATTCAACGCCGGTTTCAAGACGCGCATGTTATCACGCAGCAGATTCAGGGACGTATGTCACACTATGAGACGGCGGGGCAGTTTTTCTTGGGGCTGGAGCCGGAAGGTCTGTTCTAA